CCGCCGAACAGACGCAGGTGATCACGCCGGGCCACGGCGGCGCCGTCGGCACCCGCGCCCTCAACGCCGCCCTCAAGGAGCGCCTCAACCCGGGCCCGGGCCGCTTCGGCGGTTTCGACCCCGGTGACCGTGTCGCCTACTCCCCCGCCACCGGCCGTACCGTGCCGGGACAGGTGGTGAAGGCCGACGCCGACGGCCTTCACCTGTCGTGCGCGGGCGTCCTTGTGGTCGTACCCAAGGAGCGGGTCGAGCAGTGCGTGCGGCACGGCTGGGCCCTGACCGCGCACCAGGCGGTGGGCAGCCGGTGGCCGGCGGTGGTCGTCGTGCTGCCCGGGGACGCCGCCCAGGCGCTGAACCGCCCCTGGGTCTACACGGCGTTCAGCCGGGCCGACCGCCACCTCTCCGTGGTCCACGGCGTGGACCAGGCCCTCCCGAAGGCCGTCTCCGAGATCCCCGCGAAGCCGCGCACGACCCGCCTATCCGTCCTGCTGGCCACGCAACTCCCGACGGCCGCCTGATCGCCCCGAAAGGGGCGCGGGGAACTGCGCGACCAGCCACACACGGCCCGCAGCCCAGCACGCAACAGGTCGCACCACGGCGCAACTGCACCACCAGCCGCCCCGCACCCCCAAAGGCGGCGGTCACGGACATCCCGCGACCGCCGCCCTCGGCACACCTCAGCGATCCACGTCCAACGGCTCGAGATCCTCGTCCTCGTCCAGTTCCGGATCGATCTCGTCCTCGAGGTCGTCCGCGTCCAGATCGTCGTCGAACACCGCGCTGACGTCGAAGCGGCACACCACGGCCTGCGGGTCGACGCCGTCGAACGGCGCCTCCAGCCACTCGCCGGGCTCCGCGGCATCCTCCGCGGCGGTCACCCACAGCGTGGAGTCGCCCTCCTCCAGCCCGAACTCCTTGTGCCGCGAGGCGATCTCGTCCGGCTCGAACTCGCCGAACAGGATGCCCAGCGCCCCGTGCAACGTGCCGGAGACCTCCGTGTCCGTCGCGTCCTCGTCCGCGGCCTCCACTCGCTGCGCCTGTGCCAGCAGCCGCTGCGGCTCCACCACGGAGTAGTCGCGGCGGATGAGCACGCTGAGCGCGTTCGGCTCCTCGGGTCCCGTGTACGGCGGCAGCGCGTCCTCCGCGCCGGGGATCTCGAAGGGGGTCACCTCGTCGTAGCGGTCGTAGAGCAGCTCGTCGTACGCCTCGGCGGCCGCCGCCAGCTGGTTGAACGCCTCGTAGACGGCCGGGTCGTCCTCCCCCGACCGGCGTTCGACGGCCGCCAGGTGGCGGTCGAGCGCGGTCTTGACCGCCTCGGCGGCGGCGCGTACCTCGGCAGCGGTGGGCTGCGCAGCATCAGACATAGTGCAGACGCTATCCGTACCGGGGCCCAGCCCGCACAATAGATGCGATGCCGGAATACGAATTTGTCGACGTGTACGTACCGCGCGGGGTCTCCCGCAAGGACGCCACACGCCTGCTGACGGACCATGCCGAGTACGGACACTGGGAGTTGGACCGCCTCAGTCTGATGCGCGACGGCAGCCGCAGGGTGCGGTTGCGCCGGCGGATCATCCGCCAGGTGCGCGCCACGTGGTGAGCGACGGGCGGCGACAGGATCACGGGAAACGGAGCGGGCCCCGCCGAGGCGGGGCCCGCTCCGTGATGTGTCTCACGCGGTGCTACGCGGAGGCGCGAGCCTTGCGGTAGAGCACGGCGCCCGCCAGCAGCGCTCCGGCTCCGACGGGGAGCACGATGCCCAGCGGCATGTCGCTGCCGGTGTGGGCGAGCTGCGAGACCGACTCGGGCCCGTTGATCGTCTGGGCGCCCGGGTGGTTGACGTGCGAGGACCCGCCCGGCGTGTGGATGCCGCGGGTGGGCGGTGTGCTCGGGGTGCCCGGGTTTTCGGGGTGCCCGGGCGGCGTCGCCTGACCCCCGCCGGGAGGCGTGGTGTGACCGCTGCCCGAACCGCCGCCGTTGACGCAGTCGTTGCCGGTGGCGGGGTTGCCGATGCCGACGACGTTCACGCTGTTGCCGCAGGCGTTGACCGGCACGTCGACGGGCGCCTCGACGCGGTTGCCGGAGCCGACGCCCGGTGAGTCACTGCTGTGGCCGCCCGCGTGCGAGCCGCCGGAACCGGAGCCGCCGTGACCGCCGGACGGTCCGCCGCCCTGGTTGGCGCACCCGTTGCCGAAGGCCGGGTTGAGCAGGCCGACGACGTTCACGGTGTTGCCGCAGACGTTCACCGGCGCGTGCACGGGCGCCTGCACCGAGTTGCCCGACAGCACGCCGGGCGAGTCCGAGGCACTGCCGCTCGCTGCGGAGTCGGCGTGCGCGTAGCCACCGGCGGCGGCGAGCACGCCGGTCGCGGCCGCCACGGTCATCAGGCCCTTGCGGGTCACCTGTCGCATTCCTGAATTACCCCTGCTTTCGAAACCTGACCTGGAATCATCGGGAACTCCCGGTCGGCTCCGGAGCGCATTGCGCTCGCTCCGGAGCCGACGGGTAGTGAACATGAGCGGGCTCGAGCGGCCGGCGTCAGTGGTTGATGCAGGTATTGCCGAAGGCGGGGTTCAGCAGCCCGGACGCGGAGACCGTGTTGCCGCAGACGTTCACCGGGATGTGCACCGGAACCTGAATGACGTTGCCGGAAGCGACACCCGGGGAGTGCACCGCAGCCCCCTGAGCGCCGGCGTCGGCGACGGCCATGCCCGCACCCGCCAGAACCAGACCACCGGTGGCAGCCGCAGCAGCGACGACCTTCTTGATCATTATTCCTCCTTGTTGGCAATGCGATCCCAAGAAGCGGATCGCATCACCTGTAACGAGGAGGGATGAAATGGAGCTACGAGCGTATGAGTGCATTCACTCTTCTCAGTCAGTCCCGTACACGTAGCCGAATACGGGGGGTCATGACGCGTCGATGAAACGATCGAGAACGCGCACGCCGAACTTCAGACCGTCGACCGGCACCCGCTCGTCGACCCCGTGGAACATGCCGGCGAAGTCCAGCTCCGGGGGCAGCTTGAGGGGCGCGAAGCCGAAGCCGCGGATACCGAGGTCGTCGAAGGACTTGGCGTCCGTACCGCCGGAGAGCATGTAGGGGATCGCCTTGGCAGTCGGGTCCTCGGCCAGCAGCGAGGACTGCATGGCCTCGACCAGGGCGCCGTCGAAGGAGGTCTCCAGGGCCTTGTCGGAGTGCACGTCCTCGCGCCGCACCTTGGGACCGAGGATCGAGTCGAGGTCGGCGAGGAACTCCTCCTCGTGTCCGGGCAGGAAGCGCCCGTCGACGTGCGCGGTGGCCTCGCCGGGGATGACGTTGACCTTGTAACCGGCGCCGAGCTGCGTGGGGTTGGCGGTGTTGCTCAGCGTCGCGCCGATCAGCTTGGCGATGCCGCCGAGCCGGGCCAGCGTGGCCTCCATGTCCTCCGGGTCGAGCTCGGTGCCGAGGGCGTCGCCGAGCTCGTCGAGGAAGGCGCGGGTGGTCTTGGTGACCCGGACGGGGAACTTGTGCCGCCCGAGCCGCGCGACGGCCTCCGACAGCTCGGTGATCGCGTTGTCCCGGTGGATCATCGAGCCGTGGCCCGCGGTGCCGGCCACGGTCAGCTTCATCCAGTGCATGCCCTTCTCGGCCGTCTGGATCAGATACAGCCTGCGCTGCTCGCTCACGGTGAACGAGAACCCGCCCACCTCGCTGATCGCCTCGGTGACGCCCTCGAAGAGGTCGGGGTGGTTGTCCACCAGGTGCCGGGCGCCGTAGGTGCCACCGGCCTCCTCGTCGGCGAGGAACGCCAGCACGATGTCGCGCGGGGGCCGGCGTCCGCTGCGCAGCCGGTCGCGGACGACCGCCAGCGTCATCGCGTCCATGTCCTTCATGTCGACGGCGCCACGGCCCCACACGCACCCGTCGGCGACCTCGCCGGAGAACGGGTGGTGAGTCCAGTCGCCGGCGTTGGCCGGTACGACGTCCAGGTGGCCGTGGATCAGCAGCGCGGGCCGGGAGGGGTCCTCGCCCTCGATGCGGGCCACCGTGGAGGCGCGGCCCGGGTGCGACTCGAAGATCTTCGGCTCCAGGCCCACCTCGGCGAGCTTCTCGGCGGTCCACTCGGCCGCCTTGCGCTCACCCGGTCCCGAGTGGTCGCCGTAGTTGCTGGTGTCGAAGCGGATCAGTTCGCGGCAGAGGTCAACGACCTCGTCCTCGCCGGTGACGCCCCTGGCCGTGTCCGTGTCGCTCACGCTGCTTCCTCCCGCTGTCACTGCTGGTGGTTCCCCTCATCCTCCCCCTCCCCCGCGCCGCGCCCAAGAGCGGGAGCGGCCCGTCACACGCCGTTCACGCGGGCACGGAGGCCGGACGGGGGGTGATCGGGCGCCCCTCGAAAGCCTGGTAATGTTTCCCTCGTCGCCGCGGGGCAGACCCCGCACGACAGACACCTTGTCCGGGTGGCGGAATGGCAGACGCGCTAGCTTGAGGTGCTAGTGCCCTTTATCGGGCGTGGGGGTTCAAGTCCCCCCTCGGACACTTCACAGACCGGGCGGATCGGGACTCATCTCGATCCGCCCGGTTCGTTTTGCGTGCTCGTCCTCTCATACGGCCGCTGCGCCGGGGTGCCGCCCAGTAGCATCGCCCCGCCGGGTACGACCCCGACCAGGGGTTCTCCGGGTGGGGTGTGGGGAGGCGGGGCGGGCATGGCGACGTCGACGGAAGGTGCCCGCGATCCAGGGGCGGACCTGCGCGATCTCGAGGCGATGCTGGACGCGGTCACCGATCAGGCGATCGTCAAGCTGGGTCCGGACGGCGAGGTGGTCCGCTGGAGCCGCGGCGCCCGGGCGATGACCGGGTTCGAGCAGGACGAGATGGTGGGCCGGTCGGTGGAGGCGCTGCATCTCGCCGAGGACCGGGAGACCGGGCTGGTGCGACAGGAGCTGGAGGCGGCCCGCGACGACGGCCGGCGCACCTTCCAGGGCTGGCGGGTCCGCAAGAGCGGCGAGCGGTTCCTGGCGCAGGTGACGCTGACACCGGTGCGGGAGCCGGACGGCTCGGTGACGGGCTTCGTCAAGACGCTCAAGGACGTCACCGAGAGAGCGCGGGCCGAGTCGCTGTTCCACGGGCTGCTGGAGTCCGCGCCCGACGCCATGCTGATCGTGGGACCGGACGCCCGGATCGTGCTGGCCAACCGGCGGACCGAGACGCTCTTCGGCTTCGAGCGCGACGAACTGGTCGGCCGGGAGATAGAGGTGCTGGTTCCGGCCCGGTTCCGCGAC
Above is a genomic segment from Streptomyces sp. SLBN-31 containing:
- a CDS encoding M20/M25/M40 family metallo-hydrolase; the protein is MSDTDTARGVTGEDEVVDLCRELIRFDTSNYGDHSGPGERKAAEWTAEKLAEVGLEPKIFESHPGRASTVARIEGEDPSRPALLIHGHLDVVPANAGDWTHHPFSGEVADGCVWGRGAVDMKDMDAMTLAVVRDRLRSGRRPPRDIVLAFLADEEAGGTYGARHLVDNHPDLFEGVTEAISEVGGFSFTVSEQRRLYLIQTAEKGMHWMKLTVAGTAGHGSMIHRDNAITELSEAVARLGRHKFPVRVTKTTRAFLDELGDALGTELDPEDMEATLARLGGIAKLIGATLSNTANPTQLGAGYKVNVIPGEATAHVDGRFLPGHEEEFLADLDSILGPKVRREDVHSDKALETSFDGALVEAMQSSLLAEDPTAKAIPYMLSGGTDAKSFDDLGIRGFGFAPLKLPPELDFAGMFHGVDERVPVDGLKFGVRVLDRFIDAS
- a CDS encoding chaplin, which codes for MRQVTRKGLMTVAAATGVLAAAGGYAHADSAASGSASDSPGVLSGNSVQAPVHAPVNVCGNTVNVVGLLNPAFGNGCANQGGGPSGGHGGSGSGGSHAGGHSSDSPGVGSGNRVEAPVDVPVNACGNSVNVVGIGNPATGNDCVNGGGSGSGHTTPPGGGQATPPGHPENPGTPSTPPTRGIHTPGGSSHVNHPGAQTINGPESVSQLAHTGSDMPLGIVLPVGAGALLAGAVLYRKARASA
- the chpH gene encoding chaplin ChpH, whose translation is MIKKVVAAAAATGGLVLAGAGMAVADAGAQGAAVHSPGVASGNVIQVPVHIPVNVCGNTVSASGLLNPAFGNTCINH
- a CDS encoding DUF5703 family protein produces the protein MPEYEFVDVYVPRGVSRKDATRLLTDHAEYGHWELDRLSLMRDGSRRVRLRRRIIRQVRATW